A region of Candidatus Neomarinimicrobiota bacterium DNA encodes the following proteins:
- a CDS encoding T9SS type A sorting domain-containing protein, translating to MNKTRTYFTFAAALVFSLTMLTANNLFGQNAPELTQASYSAESHSITLTFGSQVYAEHSLLGLIEIDDDFGGQTPNIHLDTAQVVTEGVTNQVVIDLVSGGSVALLKDFESLDTGNLQIIAESGAFLAADSITYSDPVSLVDSVMVSYAEYSGRTSLESAAYDAYLNQVDLVFNRPVLVSMVGELSLTIGDGAGSVPFQGSVDIFQTSDNDTIQMDLNSRLAQAVEQLDLNSLVINGPKWAFVDTFYRAVPAIEGVGVAATPDTAASFNLNAARYNNQKNTLAMDFNRTVQFGTVIGNRVTFNAGGDSYLLKGNKSEQYRDSTATITLIREDQRNVENLLRGAAGFTVAVEAFTIQDQEDNGNNASEVPGTFVDTLNAGTPTVTDTVRYDAETNTLKVNFTQRMNTNIIYEGFHIVNSAANDTLTLNEPVEVNRENALQTLAITLGDRDAFTLESNSSADKSGSLHLVVDEFSAFDLVDGNGNLQVDVDDTLPLIYTADATAPNLVEFFYDMRNGVASFMFDKETALASELSSGDVEVGGVSVTGIDSVANPEPHSVALYVDSETEESLSLANLPVANQVDLSVSYGNGIFANLDGVAAQSQTDVTSGLLNAAGEEIAVGYGREFWVRSFEAFAPAPSLYPASIRGVGDKLRVYVSNAQWLEGNVTQQDVDTLIARFESEADSGIYNFVTTTYGLEPKDTDGDPFINVLFSDILDEYDLGRNDTNSDLYVHGFYTGQDTLMVQEYQYSNESDLIYLDCNPQTMTDGEFGTGLNAITNEFVKMVLIQNRPDQERWIREGLATMAEFGILDGEYSLYGGAINTPSQNQLTYIEGSLKTRSDEINAFAFHLYLYEKYGGFDLLGEIAQSDSVGIKAVSDALNTFGVTKTIEQVYGDYSVACFLDLPHENDVYNGLYSIENLALDNAPVNKNATPLNWSESSPGPYSQSGIQPWSFNFYANIAYSLDLQGNPVPKSPLLDADGQFQFNGRDDSQFSLNKVMLRSTYLEQMDPDFAVTPVDNSTEDGVGTVPVSEEGYVFDNGTADEPVTADESAGLAFLIVGKTDDAPAASTYDFVISNSTSPPSYADFLATQIPTNNRYLNLYVISEHRIYDGFGVEGPRVEIWSDADTLAGEVRNIQTIVMDKLFSQGQTSVVYQGAYEFTYDAEYTYDFRFFGQDLSGNSAGGESLEITAMKYDGQRAVSISIPDENGTMNLAGESAEETFLTATTLKTDVSFAPAKFVQPNAGEADKQVKTVSDPFFFGPVNLELHKPAEVSLAYDTNIEDPGKIGVYYLHKGAWEYIGGEIDPATNTIRTKTKNLGYFVLKSGAHPDTPEELQIPAKFALYQNYPNPFNPITQIKYGLAEETVVNISVYNLLGQRIATLVNKSQAAGYHRISWDATNDFGRKVSSGVYFIRIRTPEFTAHKKMVYLR from the coding sequence ATGAATAAAACCAGAACTTATTTTACGTTTGCAGCAGCACTTGTGTTTTCGCTGACAATGTTGACTGCAAATAATTTATTCGGTCAAAATGCGCCAGAGCTCACGCAGGCAAGCTATTCTGCCGAATCACATTCGATCACCTTAACCTTTGGCTCCCAGGTCTATGCAGAACATTCTCTACTGGGCCTTATAGAGATTGATGACGACTTTGGTGGGCAGACACCCAATATCCATCTGGATACCGCGCAGGTGGTTACAGAAGGCGTCACCAATCAGGTGGTGATTGACCTGGTGTCCGGTGGAAGTGTTGCACTGCTAAAAGATTTTGAATCTCTGGATACCGGTAATCTGCAGATTATTGCAGAAAGCGGGGCCTTCCTTGCAGCTGACAGTATTACCTATTCTGATCCAGTATCCCTTGTTGACTCGGTGATGGTGAGTTATGCCGAATATTCAGGACGTACTTCCTTGGAAAGTGCTGCCTACGATGCGTATCTGAATCAGGTGGATTTGGTCTTTAATCGACCTGTATTAGTCTCAATGGTGGGCGAGCTGTCTTTGACCATCGGAGATGGGGCCGGTAGTGTACCGTTTCAGGGGTCTGTGGATATTTTTCAGACAAGCGACAATGATACAATTCAGATGGACCTGAATTCCCGACTGGCCCAGGCAGTTGAGCAACTGGACCTGAACTCCCTGGTCATTAACGGACCCAAGTGGGCATTTGTCGATACCTTTTACCGGGCTGTTCCTGCAATTGAAGGGGTCGGTGTCGCTGCGACGCCGGATACCGCAGCGTCCTTTAACCTGAACGCGGCTAGGTACAATAATCAGAAAAATACGCTGGCGATGGACTTTAACAGAACGGTACAGTTTGGTACCGTTATCGGAAACAGAGTGACATTTAATGCCGGTGGTGATTCGTATCTCCTGAAAGGCAACAAGTCAGAGCAATATAGAGATTCCACTGCCACGATTACCTTGATTCGAGAGGACCAGAGAAACGTGGAAAACCTGTTACGGGGAGCGGCCGGTTTTACGGTTGCCGTTGAAGCCTTCACTATTCAGGATCAGGAAGACAACGGGAATAACGCTTCCGAAGTCCCGGGTACCTTCGTGGATACACTAAATGCCGGGACACCGACCGTCACAGACACAGTGCGCTATGATGCGGAAACCAATACACTTAAAGTGAATTTTACGCAGCGCATGAATACAAATATCATTTATGAAGGATTTCATATTGTCAATTCAGCTGCTAATGACACTCTGACACTAAATGAGCCGGTGGAGGTGAACCGGGAAAATGCTCTGCAGACACTTGCAATAACGCTGGGCGACCGTGATGCATTTACCTTGGAATCAAATAGCAGTGCGGATAAATCCGGCAGTTTACATTTGGTTGTAGATGAATTTAGCGCATTTGATTTGGTGGATGGGAATGGCAATCTTCAGGTTGATGTTGATGACACCTTGCCGCTGATTTACACTGCTGATGCAACTGCACCGAATCTCGTCGAATTTTTCTACGATATGCGGAATGGTGTTGCTAGTTTTATGTTTGACAAGGAAACCGCTCTGGCGTCGGAACTGAGCTCGGGTGATGTGGAAGTTGGAGGCGTATCTGTTACGGGAATTGACAGCGTAGCGAATCCTGAACCGCATAGTGTTGCGTTATATGTGGATAGTGAAACAGAAGAAAGTCTGAGCCTCGCGAATCTGCCTGTGGCGAATCAGGTGGATTTATCCGTGAGTTACGGTAACGGGATTTTTGCCAATCTGGATGGAGTGGCGGCACAGAGCCAAACCGACGTGACCTCAGGGTTACTGAATGCTGCCGGCGAAGAAATTGCAGTCGGATACGGTCGGGAATTCTGGGTACGCAGTTTTGAGGCATTTGCACCGGCGCCCTCGCTATATCCGGCCTCGATTCGGGGAGTTGGAGACAAGTTAAGGGTCTATGTGAGCAATGCCCAGTGGCTGGAAGGGAATGTCACCCAACAGGATGTGGATACGCTGATAGCCAGGTTTGAGAGTGAAGCAGACAGTGGTATCTATAATTTTGTAACAACTACATATGGGTTGGAACCGAAGGATACCGATGGAGATCCGTTTATTAATGTATTGTTCTCCGACATCCTGGATGAATACGATCTGGGGCGGAACGATACCAACTCCGACTTATATGTCCACGGATTTTATACCGGCCAGGATACCCTAATGGTCCAGGAATATCAGTATTCCAATGAATCCGATCTCATTTATCTTGACTGTAATCCACAGACGATGACCGACGGTGAATTCGGCACCGGGCTTAATGCGATTACTAATGAATTCGTTAAAATGGTGCTTATTCAAAATCGGCCGGACCAGGAGCGGTGGATCCGTGAAGGCCTGGCAACGATGGCGGAATTTGGCATACTGGATGGTGAATATTCGTTATACGGCGGAGCAATCAATACCCCGTCGCAAAACCAGTTAACATACATTGAGGGATCACTGAAAACCCGGTCAGATGAAATCAATGCGTTTGCATTCCATCTGTACCTGTATGAGAAATATGGCGGCTTCGATCTCCTCGGAGAAATTGCTCAGAGTGATTCTGTCGGTATCAAGGCCGTTAGTGATGCGCTGAATACGTTTGGCGTTACCAAGACAATTGAACAGGTGTATGGCGATTACAGCGTAGCGTGCTTCCTTGATTTACCCCATGAGAATGATGTGTATAATGGTTTGTACTCAATCGAAAATTTGGCGTTAGACAATGCCCCGGTTAACAAAAATGCCACTCCATTAAACTGGAGCGAATCGAGTCCCGGGCCGTATTCACAGTCAGGGATTCAGCCGTGGTCGTTTAATTTTTATGCTAATATCGCCTATTCCCTTGATTTGCAGGGGAATCCTGTCCCCAAATCTCCGTTATTGGATGCCGACGGTCAATTCCAGTTTAACGGCCGGGATGACAGTCAATTTTCTTTGAATAAGGTCATGTTACGGAGCACGTATCTGGAACAGATGGATCCGGATTTCGCCGTAACACCGGTTGACAATTCCACGGAAGATGGTGTTGGAACCGTACCGGTCAGTGAAGAGGGATATGTGTTTGACAATGGGACTGCTGATGAACCGGTGACTGCGGATGAAAGCGCCGGACTGGCATTTTTAATTGTCGGAAAGACCGACGATGCTCCGGCGGCAAGCACCTATGATTTTGTGATTTCAAATTCCACATCGCCGCCGTCCTATGCAGACTTTCTGGCCACGCAAATTCCCACAAACAACCGGTATCTGAACCTCTATGTCATTTCCGAACACCGGATTTATGACGGTTTTGGTGTTGAGGGGCCCCGGGTGGAAATCTGGAGTGATGCCGATACGCTGGCCGGCGAAGTCCGGAACATTCAGACTATCGTGATGGATAAACTTTTCAGTCAGGGCCAGACTTCTGTTGTGTATCAGGGAGCGTACGAATTTACCTACGATGCGGAATACACCTACGATTTCCGGTTTTTTGGGCAGGATTTGTCCGGCAACTCTGCCGGAGGCGAGTCACTGGAAATCACCGCAATGAAATACGACGGACAACGTGCGGTGTCTATCAGCATTCCTGACGAAAATGGAACGATGAACCTGGCAGGTGAATCAGCGGAAGAGACATTCTTGACAGCCACGACTTTAAAGACAGATGTCTCTTTTGCCCCAGCGAAATTCGTGCAACCCAATGCCGGCGAAGCGGATAAACAGGTCAAAACCGTTTCTGACCCGTTTTTCTTTGGGCCGGTGAACCTTGAATTGCACAAACCAGCGGAAGTCTCCTTGGCCTACGATACAAATATAGAAGACCCCGGAAAGATCGGTGTGTATTATCTGCACAAAGGAGCGTGGGAATATATCGGTGGCGAAATTGATCCCGCGACGAATACAATAAGGACCAAAACAAAAAATCTCGGGTATTTTGTCCTGAAATCCGGAGCCCATCCGGACACACCAGAAGAATTACAAATTCCGGCAAAATTTGCCCTGTACCAGAACTATCCGAATCCGTTTAACCCGATCACCCAGATTAAGTATGGACTTGCGGAAGAGACCGTAGTCAACATATCTGTGTATAACTTGTTGGGGCAGCGGATTGCGACCCTGGTAAATAAATCACAGGCGGCTGGATATCATAGGATATCCTGGGATGCCACGAACGATTTTGGCCGGAAGGTGAGTTCGGGGGTGTATTTTATCAGGATTCGAACTCCTGAATTTACGGCGCACAAAAAAATGGTGTATTTACGATAA